In Lasioglossum baleicum chromosome 1, iyLasBale1, whole genome shotgun sequence, the genomic window CAGTCCTTTCTTATCCTTGCTGATGAAACTTTAAACTCATAATCAGGGTTACcaatacataaaaaaaatgGTTTCGAGCGATCATATGTTGGAATTGGAACAGTCCTGACAACTTGACGGTCACAATTAGGTCTCACAATATTTGTAACCGGTCGTATTTATAATTCTTTTTGGTTTTattgtttctttaaaaatttgattGTTATCAGGTTCAGAATGATATCGAAAAATGGTATCGCTCGGGCTGCTTGTGAATCAGTGTTCGTCGTATACAGCGAATATTAATCACAAACAATAACCTTGTAACTTCCCGAAATATAACCTAATCATGGACTATTTAAGTGAGATAATAGCTCTCGGAATTGACAGTGTCATCATCAGTATCTgtttgaaacagtttttctcTTGCAAGAAGGCAATCCTTGCAGTCAAGGTAAGCAAGATTTTTTGTTATTGCACTTGCTTCTTGTGGAGCTCCGTGCAAATTTAATAGTTTGCAAAATCTAACCTCGCCACACGATGAGcatagaatttattacacaaaatGCTAGTAATATATATAGCAGCGTGTGTAAACATACCTGAAAACGTTCAGTTTCTCCACAGGATGCAGAGATTCACGAGGTTGGTCCACAGTTGGAGAGCCTTCTCAATAAACAACCTGATAACAAAATAGGCTATATAGCAATCAGAGGCATCGTTTCACCTTTAGGAAAACCATTGACTAGTATCAATGATACAAAGATAACTGGTGTTGTACAGAAGCTCAAAATTAAAGAACATGTTGTGGCCAGATCTACCGCTGGTTTCTGGTATATTACATTTCTTTTAAACACAGTACAAAGAGAAACATATTCTTCCAAAGTTATAAACGatacatttctttttattacCTTTAGGTCAGATCAAGAGCACACTGTTCATAAAGTATGTAATACTGTACCATTTGCCTTGAAACACGGCACTAAAACTGTAGAAGTATTAGAACCATTGTCTGCTGATATTTTAGACTTGGATGTGGTATCAAATACTTTCGAACCTACTGTACCAACGTTTGCAGACCACTTATGGGGTTTCTTCACAGGTTGGAAATATATGATACACTGttattgatatgatattttTCTATACGATATTTCCAAAACATTCAAATTTCATGGTAATTTTAGGTATACGTAAACGTGGTTTGCAGTCTACTGAAGAACTGCTACGTGAAGGTACATTGATCACAGGTATTGGTGAACTATCAAAGAGTAAATCGAATGCTCTTTCGTTGCAACCTCCAACGAATGGAATGCCATTTTATTTAACGAGCATGTCGATTACTTCGTTGCTTAAAAAATTGGACGATCGAAAAAGAACATACAGGTGCGGTCGATTGCTTTCCTCTACTATCTTGTAGCGCAACCAATTGCGAGGCGTTAATATTGTCGATCACGTtctgtttcagatttttaagtttcatgttTGGTGCAGTCGGTTTATTGATCGGCGGGATAGTACTTCGGCGTTATTGGAAAGACAGAACGGAGCAAAGATTGGCAGAAGAATTGAGGCAGTCTCTTTCCGCATCTCGGAGAGAAAGAAGGCAAAGAGTGAGAGACACTGATCTCAGAGAGGATCAGTTGTGCGTTGTTTGCCGCACAAATCCGCTTGAAATTATTCTTCTTCCATGTGGACACGTCTGCTTATGCGAGGATTGTTCCGACGACATTACTAGTGATTGTCCTGTCTGTAGATCTCCGATCATGCAGAAAGCTGCTGCCTATATAATTTAAGATGAATGTAcgaataaaattgttaaagttTACTCCGAAGGTCTTTAAATGGTAAAGAGTGGCTATAAAAATGAATCTAGCGCTtgtaatagcttcacgtaattACAAGATTGTTGTAAACAGAAATCTGAAAATATAAGATATATTTTCGTTTATTATACACGCGAGTACATCATATATGAAAATGTCAAAACTCTAAAGCGGTTTGATTCTCTTTTTCAGTGTCGTTTTTGGAACTGTCCGCGGTTTCGTTGAACGAATCCATCACGcgtttaattttattggtttttCCAATGCCAAGTTTCGGTAGTCCTCTATTTAAACCTTCCAACATAATGCAAGCTTTGCATATTTCTTGACTTGAAACAAATCCGCAACGAGAACACATCCTTCGTTCCGGCATTTTAACAGTATCTTTTACTTCTAAAGTTTCCCCTGTTGCAGAATACATTAGTTCGTATGTTAGGCATCcatgaaaatttcaatataaagaTTACAGCACAATTTCATTTACCAGAATGTATAATATCCAAAATGGACGAGGACCTAATCTTCTCTAAATCTTTCAGGAATGTTCTCGCATGACCCCTGTATGCATTCGGTGCAAATATACACTCAGTTGAGAAGTATACTAAACGTTTGAAATACGCATACATTACGATCTCCTTCTCGTAGGCGTACTTGAGTGGCTTGCATCGTTTTATGCAATCTGCTCCTGCCTGTATTGCAAAACATAATCTTGTTATTATATGAAGTTAGAACATTTAAAACAAGTCACTCGTATACAAATTGCATGAATACTTCAAAATAAACTCTTACAGTAATGACTGAAGTGCATCGTTGTAGCCTTGCAATGTCCCCACGTAAAATATTCATGATAACTGTCTCTGCTATGTCATCTGCATTATGACCTGTTGCAATGCAGTCTACTCCTAACAGGGCGGCACCTCTATCTAATGCCTGTCTTCGAAATACGCCGCAAAAGGTACAATTATTCTTTTTTCCTATCTGAAGTAAAATGAGCATTAGTTATGTACAGTGGACCACATATAAAAACAAAATGTATATTCATACTTCTGCTACAATTTCATCCATAGTCCACCCATACAACTCTTTGtaagataatatttttaatggcaacccataatcatttttattttgttgaactgTTTTTAAACTATCGTCCCTGTATCCTAAAAATGAAAAGCTTGTAATAAGAAATTTGTTAAGTTTTGCAACAGTATAATATTGCTGCATAGTATACCGGTAATTCCTTCATCGATGGAcaaaagaaacaattcaattccaTAATTGTATCTCTCGTTCAATGTTTTTAACATGTATGCTAGAACAGTTGAATCTTTTCCTCCTGATGCTCCAATAGCAACTTTGTCACccgatttaaataattttcctaCTGTGATAGTATGATGAATTTCAGACTCGAAGGCCATGAAAAAACATTCTCTGCATAACGCATGTCCAGTTTTAGGCCTCTGTAATTGAATGCATTATTTCTTTGAATTCCTAATTGATCTTGAAAGTATCGATAGCAAAAACGATTAACTTACTTTGAGAGTAGCGTCTTTCCCACAATTTCTTGAACACGGAATCGGCATTTTGATAGAAAAATTATAACGTCACTGTGTCTCGAATATTACGTTtatattgttgaaatatttcaCGATCCGACCACGTGATTAAATTGTCACACAGGTTATAAATGTCGGTAATAAAAATAGTCGATTTAAAGGAAAGTTAAGTTAaattaaatgcattttttattttacgatagaTGTATGATCTACACAAAAAGACTGTGAAATATTTTTGATCACTTCAATGCATTCACAGCTCACGTACAATACATTTTTCGCAAAAATTAATCTTCCGGCTTCTCTGGGGGTGGGCCACAAGGTTGCAACATCTTTTCCATAAGATTAAATCGTACACGCGCTTTTGCTTCGTTTTCGGCAATTGCGAAGAAATTTAATAAATCATAGTGTCCCATGTATGAACTGCAAGAATCACGGTGTTGATTCACAAGCCATTCGAACTTTGTTGTGTCAGCGTGACCTGTGCCAATGTATTTTGATTGCAAATGCTCTAATTGACTGTGAATATTATAACGTTCTCCCATGCTTCAATTTTCTCGGCCAACAAACACGAAAACACTATAAATATACGATTTCTCAGGTTTGCTCAAAGTTCAGTCTTCCTCGTTTTTGCAGTCAATTGCAGATTAAAAAATTACGTTTCGACTCGAATTTGTACTCAGAGTCTCAGATGTCTCCAGATAGTCCAGATCAGTCCAGATGTCTCAGAGTGCGTCTAAATTCGTAATGCAGCGTTTTCATGAAAGAATACTGTTCGCTGAAGTTCGCTCAGTTCGCTCTGTACCGAatcaaataaattgtaatatgtttgtaaaatgtataaaaatataatagccctgtaaatgaaatgaaaaattaatgaaacacaTTGAGTACACAttaaacaaataatttatttatacaacaaTTAAACTATTTTTATCTGTACCGATATTATTTAACCGGATATTGTATTCTTCTGACTGTATACCTATATtacttataattaatattaaaacatcAATACATCGATACGTAaaaatataatacgaaaataataattatagagGTTCGTTCTTCTAAAATGTTCTAGGTACGATAGCAAATATTATTGCGAATCCTTCACGTTTCGATTGTATTCAGAACAATTTTCTTGATTGATAAACATTTAATTACAAGTGCATTTGTATTTACAGAGGGTATATCTGGTATTTATAAATAGGTGCAAAGTGTAAATTTAGTTCAACCAATTGTATCGAGTAGAAGGAGTCTCAAGATCATCCACAATTTCGGTTTCTCTACAGCAAGACCGAAAGAGCGCAGCACTTGTCGCTTGTTACGTCAGACAATAATGACGTGCTAATGGTTAATGGCTTCTACTTACTGAGCTACCTTTATGAGAAAGCCAAATACAATCCAAAGAAAATTCATGATATATGATGCATCGGCTAGTAAATCTATAAAAATATGATTGCCTGAACATTGAATTGTCACGATCTATTTAACGTAATATGTTGTGAGAGACTGCATACGGAGCAACGAACGTAACCATTACACTCATCGCTACGTTGGACCACAGACTTAAGATCAGACTAAATAGTCTGTGGTTGGATCCAGCCCGATGCAAAGGAACCCAACATTCGGCGTGATATCGCAAGACTTACATTGCACGTGAGTACCAACGTTCGTCGTCGACGTAGAAATCCGTCGGGAACGCTAAGCAACTTTCTATTGCAAAAACTGGGCAACTCCCTTGCCACCTAGTCGTTCATAATGGCGGCTACGCGCTAGGTCGACCGAGAAATTCTTTTCGACGAAACGTTTCCTCGATCGACAAGTCATACGTTCACGTCGGATGAATTCTCTCGCGTATATCCCGAAAATATCGCGATTCACCGTGATTCCCCGTTCTTTTTTCGGTTTCTTAACGAATCCGTGTTATTCGAAAGTATTGTTACGTCGACTAAACTATACATGTGTGAGTTCGTGTGTCTCCTTTTCATGTGTGATTGTTATGTGCGTGTGTTATATCCATGACGATCAGTATCAAAGTATTGAGAGAGaacagaaattattattttacccGAAAACTTTTTTATACTACTTAATATTAAGTATCTCGATGTAGTgagtataaatataatattaagaaaattatacatattcaAGAAATCGAGGTTGATTGCAAATCAATCTTGCTGATTGTTTGTGGGCATTTAAACAAATGTGATTCCATTGTTTGTAGAGTATTTTTGTGTTCTTTATGTAAGTAACATGTAAACAACAATAATTATTCTTATATATTGTAacattctaactttttattctTACAAGGAAAGTACGTAGAAATAAGTCGTGGACTCGCAGAGAATATGAATAACATTCAAagcttataattatataattagtagatttaataattattatatatgtacacTGAAATATTTGTACACTTCAGTAGGTGACATGCCTGGCAGTCGTGATATCGAACGAGCAGAACGTAATGGAAGATTTCGATCGCGCAGGAGAGACAGCACAGGCAGTGATATAAACCGACACAACTTCGAGGGCTCCGACAAGAAGCACAGACGGCATGGAAAAAGTAAGAGTTccggaaaaaagaagaaaaagaggtCCCGAGACAAATCTATAGAGAATGTACCAACCGTAGCCTCTTCCATAGTTAAGCCTTTGGTTGAATACTCGGACGTGAGTAGCGAAGACTTGTCCGAGCCGGAAGCAGGGGAGATTCAGTCGGAGGACAGTAGAGGTAATAGCTACACGGACGGAGAAGTACCTGAAACAGTTTTACAGAGGCGTTATTATGGCGGGAGTCCCGTGCGAGCTCTGGGAGCATCGCCAATTAGTCTTTCACCATCTCCACCGGTCCAGCACAGGCATTCCAGCAGACATTATTCACCTAACGAGCAGCAACCTTCAGCGATGCATGGTGGTACTCCTGAGTACGAAGAGGAGTCCAGGCGCTACGCGAGACGGAAAGAGAAGAAACATAAacgagaaaagaagaagaaacgaaGCCTTAGTCCCTCGTCTAGTTCTGGCAAGAAGAAGAAACGAAAGTCCAAGAGACATTCTCATAGTATGAGCCCACATCGCATACCGGACGAAATTATCATAAGCCCGGAACACGAGAAACCAGTTGGAAATTGGTCCGAGTCTCCTCCTCTACCGTTGAAGGATAGCACCTCGCCGATATCACCGGCGACACCCCAAGAGTTGAGAGAGTTCAGCGATGTTGAACTAGTACTGTCCAGACAACCTCGAAATGTAACACCACCACCTCTTCCCCCGAGACCAACAGAATCACCACATACCCCTTTGTTGCCGCCAAGAACTGCAACGCCGGAGAACAACAAAGCAAACTTGTCTACGATAAAACACACGCCGGAAAGACAGAAACATAGTCCTAGTATTCACGCTCGACGCAACAGCATTAGTCCGGGGCCGATGATCAGCGCGAGTCGTAGGAGACCTCATAGTCCCAGTCCGCCATCGAGACGAAGAGACCATAGTCCAGCAAGGAGAAGAGATTTTAGTCCCAACCCCATGGTGCACAGACTCAGGCACAGCCCTAGTCCTTCGAGGAGGCGGGAATTCAGTCCGAGTCCTGTTGGTCATCGACGCAGAGGAGATCCCGTTAACTCACCACCCTCGAGTAAACGTAGAAGACGGGATGAGCCTGATCGACGACACAGACACCACGAGAAAGACAGGAGGGATAAAAGAAAATCAAGATCGACTAGAAGTCCCACTGGGAGCAGGTATTGTAGATACAGGATGTGAATATCTCGCTTGTTATTGATAACTTTATAATTAACACGAGTCGCTGTTCTAGGTTGCATTTACCACTTTCCCGTTCCCGATCTCGAAGTCCTGGAAGATGGCGGAAGATCCAGTCGCGATCGAGGTCGCGATCCCGACGACGAAGTCGAACCCCGAAGAAGTCTCGTTCTCCCAGCAAATCTCACAAGTCTGTGAGGAAGCACAAGTCGAAAAGCCCTCGTCCCTCGAGGATACCCTCTCCTTCGCCGCATAGACCCAGGCCGAGGAGTCCGTCTAGTATCACCGCGAGAAACCTCCGAGTACAAGCAAAGATCAGCGAGACCAGTCTATTCGCCGAACTGGTGAAAGACAGGAACATGCGGGAACTGGCCTTTAAGAAGCTACAAGCGGCTAAAGAGAAAGCCGTGAACCAAGACGAGGTTCAGATCATAGAGGGCACCGACGACAAAGAAGGCAGCAACGCGTCTTCCGAGAACAAAGCCTCCTCCACCGACAACAAAGACAAATACGTAAATCATAAAGATCAAGCGAAGGGGGCGAATGAGAGCATGAAATCTGTTGATGTTGTGGATATTCCTGTTCCGGGATCGGACGATAGTGGAATTGCGGGAAAAACACCCCCGTTGCCCATGGCAGTACAGTCTGTCAGTGCGCCGAACTTAATGCCCGGAGGTAATCAGCCTCCAACTGTTGTATATACTTCACCTACAACCGCTGCGTCTAACAGTTGTCCAGTGACCGTTACAAGTAGCCCGAACTTCCCGACCGTTACCAATGTACAAGCACCCCCGTTGCCACAGTCTGATCCCGCGAACGTGCCCTGTATACCCCAACCGTCTATGTCAGTGCCTATCCCTGTACCAGTACCTGTGCTACCAAACATGTCCATACCGCCGCCACCGATACCAATTCCCGTACCAGCGCCCAACACGGCCATGTCGAAGTTCAATCCTCCCAATAACTTGGTTCCTCTTAAGTCTGTAGATCCCCCTAAACCCCCTATCGTGGCATTCAAGACGAAAAGTCTGTCACGGTTACCGTTACCGCCCGGAATTAATCAGAATGATTTGGAGAGTATAGACTCGCCGCCGAGTAGGTCTCCGAGTCCACCTAGCAAGGCGCAAATGAAGTTCCCCGCGTCCACTCCGAAACCACCGCAGAAGAAGAGTATCAAAGACTTGCCTATGCCTCCAGGTATATTAATTAACTTTACacgacagagttgggcattatttgaataatttgttATTCGACCATAGCTTTTCAAGGTGGTCGAGGATTGAAATACTTTGTTGCTCTACCGATCTAACCGATTTATTCTAGGGCTCTCACTATACGAATGTCAAAAGTATCCAGATTGGTTGTATTTGAATATCCGGATAGTAAGAGCCCtagtttattcgttattcgtaacaatttttgcccaactctgttacgCGGTGCTGTGTCGATGCGAATAACACTGTTCAACGAATTCGAACACTTCCAGACCTATAACTGCGAGTTAACGTTCCTGATACGAGCTGCATACgaacgcgcgcgtgtgtgtgtgtatcagGAATGTCCACACTGGAAGTTGCAAGTCTAACGTTGAACAGTGCAACTATCGACCGATATAATTAACGTGTATGGTTGATTTGCAGTAGTTCCTGGGTCCGAAGACCTGAGCGGAGAAGATGATCCGAACGCAACACCGCCCCGCACGAAGGTCGAACGTGTCCCGCCAAAGCCTAAGCTGAAGAGACCAAAAATCCTGAAACGTAGAAGCTCGAGAAATTGCCACACGCCTATGTCGGCTTCCGGTGGCAAAGACTGGGGAGAACGATGCGTTGACGTATTCGAAGTCATAGCGCAGATCGGAGAGGGTACCTATGGCCAGGTGTACAAGGCTCAAGACAAACGAGCTAGCGTGCTTGTAGCACTGAAGAAAGTACGCCTGGAAAACGAGAAAGAAGGGTTCCCGATCACGGCAGTGCGCGAGATCAAAATCCTCCGACAGCTGAATCACAAGAATATTGTAAACTTAAGGGAAATAGTCACGGACAAACAGGATGCCTTAGACTTCAGAAAGGTACATCAGACTTGTTCGATGACTATACAATTTTACAGCTTTGTTTCACACTaggtttaatatttttaatttacgattatctGGATTATAAAGATGCATCCATGAGGAAttatttgataaatttatttctctttgggtatatattataaaacaaatagctAAAAATTTGGACAGATACGTTTTCGTTATTTTGTTGACGTAATGTAATATAGTTATTTTTAGCGCCCCGTAAAGCTAGTGTTAACAATATTCTGTTAGAGAATTAGAGAACTTCATTTCTTCTAGGAGGTTTTGAACGACAAAGTAGTTGTAATCACCGTAACTGTAAAATACACCATAGTGCAAGGGATTAAATCCATTGTTGCTTTTATAGGATAAAGGGTCGTTCTACCTCGTGTTCGAGTACATGGACCACGACTTGATGGGTCTTCTAGAGTCCGGGATGGTAGACTTCAATGAGATGAACAACGCAAGCATAATGAAGCAATTGTTAGACGGTTTAAATTACTGCCACAGTAAAAACTTTTTACACAGAGACATAAAGTGTTCAAACATATTGATGAACAATAAGTACGTAATTCGCGTAATCGgcgcaatttcaatgaaacgttAATAGCTAACAAATGATCGTGTAATTTTTACAGAGGGGAAGTAAAATTAGCTGACTTTGGACTTGCAAGACTTTACAATGCCGAAGATAGACAGCGACCTTATACAAACAAAGTAATCACTTTGTGGTATAGACCGCCTGAATTGCTGTTAGGCGAGGAACGTTATGGACCTGCAATAGACGTGTGGAGTTGTGGTTGTATATTAGGAGAATTATTTTCTAAGAAACCGCTGTTCCAGGTACGAAAATTTGACATTAAATGAACGTCGTAGAGTAATAACTACGTTTGAAATTAATCGTTATCTTTCTTCTCTGTAGGCGAACATAGAGATGATGCAATTGGAGATGATTTCCAGAGTCTGTGGCACACCGACTCCTGCCGTTTGGCCTTCTGTGATAAAATTGCCATTGTGGCACACACTCAAGCCAAAAAAGTCCCATAGAAGACGCTTACGGGAAGATTTCTCGTTCATGCCGGCACCAGCCTTGGATCTGTTAGACAAAATGTTAGAATTAGATCCCGAGAAACGAATAACGGCTGCCGATGCGCTTAAAAGTGCTTGGCTGAAAAATGTTCAACCTGAGCAGtatgttttcttttttcaatttcactatATTTCTAACGGGAATACTACTGCGCGTAAATTAAAAAGTACAAAGAGATATAGTATTGCAA contains:
- the Cdk12 gene encoding cyclin-dependent kinase 12 isoform X4, which translates into the protein MLGDMPGSRDIERAERNGRFRSRRRDSTGSDINRHNFEGSDKKHRRHGKSKSSGKKKKKRSRDKSIENVPTVASSIVKPLVEYSDVSSEDLSEPEAGEIQSEDSRGNSYTDGEVPETVLQRRYYGGSPVRALGASPISLSPSPPVQHRHSSRHYSPNEQQPSAMHGGTPEYEEESRRYARRKEKKHKREKKKKRSLSPSSSSGKKKKRKSKRHSHSMSPHRIPDEIIISPEHEKPVGNWSESPPLPLKDSTSPISPATPQELREFSDVELVLSRQPRNVTPPPLPPRPTESPHTPLLPPRTATPENNKANLSTIKHTPERQKHSPSIHARRNSISPGPMISASRRRPHSPSPPSRRRDHSPARRRDFSPNPMVHRLRHSPSPSRRREFSPSPVGHRRRGDPVNSPPSSKRRRRDEPDRRHRHHEKDRRDKRKSRSTRSPTGSRLHLPLSRSRSRSPGRWRKIQSRSRSRSRRRSRTPKKSRSPSKSHKSVRKHKSKSPRPSRIPSPSPHRPRPRSPSSITARNLRVQAKISETSLFAELVKDRNMRELAFKKLQAAKEKAVNQDEVQIIEGTDDKEGSNASSENKASSTDNKDKYVNHKDQAKGANESMKSVDVVDIPVPGSDDSGIAGKTPPLPMAVQSVSAPNLMPGGNQPPTVVYTSPTTAASNSCPVTVTSSPNFPTVTNVQAPPLPQSDPANVPCIPQPSMSVPIPVPVPVLPNMSIPPPPIPIPVPAPNTAMSKFNPPNNLVPLKSVDPPKPPIVAFKTKSLSRLPLPPGINQNDLESIDSPPSRSPSPPSKAQMKFPASTPKPPQKKSIKDLPMPPVVPGSEDLSGEDDPNATPPRTKVERVPPKPKLKRPKILKRRSSRNCHTPMSASGGKDWGERCVDVFEVIAQIGEGTYGQVYKAQDKRASVLVALKKVRLENEKEGFPITAVREIKILRQLNHKNIVNLREIVTDKQDALDFRKDKGSFYLVFEYMDHDLMGLLESGMVDFNEMNNASIMKQLLDGLNYCHSKNFLHRDIKCSNILMNNKGEVKLADFGLARLYNAEDRQRPYTNKVITLWYRPPELLLGEERYGPAIDVWSCGCILGELFSKKPLFQANIEMMQLEMISRVCGTPTPAVWPSVIKLPLWHTLKPKKSHRRRLREDFSFMPAPALDLLDKMLELDPEKRITAADALKSAWLKNVQPEQMPAPQLPTWQDCHELWSKKRRRQLREQQESSTGKIPLLPLPNKGGPHKAIEDLSDVGGSSKRLKMEAGYNSHPNRLGAESHYGGDNLFNQSGPFMVSPTSYYYASPPPVKPRLKGDPSSHLNELCAEDSLARKLSILTNALNQGKPIRVDDLMSLRSDNESDPKVVQLLGELHTELRLAANSRPSGQLESHLPVLNPPSLDTNTSQSGNFDAHAVYAGDDAMSSGRWSQLATAGVRSALLALMSRYGLETYNPSPAITRPPAFKNNVLYKESAEGLNYYFLN
- the Cdk12 gene encoding cyclin-dependent kinase 12 isoform X6 — translated: MLGDMPGSRDIERAERNGRFRSRRRDSTGSDINRHNFEGSDKKHRRHGKSKSSGKKKKKRSRDKSIENVPTVASSIVKPLVEYSDVSSEDLSEPEAGEIQSEDSRGNSYTDGEVPETVLQRRYYGGSPVRALGASPISLSPSPPVQHRHSSRHYSPNEQQPSAMHGGTPEYEEESRRYARRKEKKHKREKKKKRSLSPSSSSGKKKKRKSKRHSHSMSPHRIPDEIIISPEHEKPVGNWSESPPLPLKDSTSPISPATPQELREFSDVELVLSRQPRNVTPPPLPPRPTESPHTPLLPPRTATPENNKANLSTIKHTPERQKHSPSIHARRNSISPGPMISASRRRPHSPSPPSRRRDHSPARRRDFSPNPMVHRLRHSPSPSRRREFSPSPVGHRRRGDPVNSPPSSKRRRRDEPDRRHRHHEKDRRDKRKSRSTRSPTGSRLHLPLSRSRSRSPGRWRKIQSRSRSRSRRRSRTPKKSRSPSKSHKSVRKHKSKSPRPSRIPSPSPHRPRPRSPSSITARNLRVQAKISETSLFAELVKDRNMRELAFKKLQAAKEKAVNQDEVQIIEGTDDKEGSNASSENKASSTDNKDKYVNHKDQAKGANESMKSVDVVDIPVPGSDDSGIAGKTPPLPMAVQSVSAPNLMPGGNQPPTVVYTSPTTAASNSCPVTVTSSPNFPTVTNVQAPPLPQSDPANVPCIPQPSMSVPIPVPVPVLPNMSIPPPPIPIPVPAPNTAMSKFNPPNNLVPLKSVDPPKPPIVAFKTKSLSRLPLPPGINQNDLESIDSPPSRSPSPPSKAQMKFPASTPKPPQKKSIKDLPMPPVVPGSEDLSGEDDPNATPPRTKVERVPPKPKLKRPKILKRRSSRNCHTPMSASGGKDWGERCVDVFEVIAQIGEGTYGQVYKAQDKRASVLVALKKVRLENEKEGFPITAVREIKILRQLNHKNIVNLREIVTDKQDALDFRKDKGSFYLVFEYMDHDLMGLLESGMVDFNEMNNASIMKQLLDGLNYCHSKNFLHRDIKCSNILMNNKGEVKLADFGLARLYNAEDRQRPYTNKVITLWYRPPELLLGEERYGPAIDVWSCGCILGELFSKKPLFQANIEMMQLEMISRVCGTPTPAVWPSVIKLPLWHTLKPKKSHRRRLREDFSFMPAPALDLLDKMLELDPEKRITAADALKSAWLKNVQPEQMPAPQLPTWQDCHELWSKKRRRQLREQQESSTGKIPLLPLPNKGGPHKAIEDLSDVGGSSKRLKMEAGYNSHPNRLGAESHYGGDNLFNQSGPFMVSPTSYYYASPPPVKPRLKGDPSSHLNELCAEDSLARKLSILTNALNQGKPIRVDDLMSLRSDNESDPKVVQLLGELHTELRLAANSRPSGQLESHLPVLNPPSLDTNTSQSGNFDAHAVYAGDDAMSSGRWSQLATAGVRSALLALMSRYGLETYNPSPAITRPPD
- the Cdk12 gene encoding cyclin-dependent kinase 12 isoform X2, with the protein product MCDMPGSRDIERAERNGRFRSRRRDSTGSDINRHNFEGSDKKHRRHGKSKSSGKKKKKRSRDKSIENVPTVASSIVKPLVEYSDVSSEDLSEPEAGEIQSEDSRGNSYTDGEVPETVLQRRYYGGSPVRALGASPISLSPSPPVQHRHSSRHYSPNEQQPSAMHGGTPEYEEESRRYARRKEKKHKREKKKKRSLSPSSSSGKKKKRKSKRHSHSMSPHRIPDEIIISPEHEKPVGNWSESPPLPLKDSTSPISPATPQELREFSDVELVLSRQPRNVTPPPLPPRPTESPHTPLLPPRTATPENNKANLSTIKHTPERQKHSPSIHARRNSISPGPMISASRRRPHSPSPPSRRRDHSPARRRDFSPNPMVHRLRHSPSPSRRREFSPSPVGHRRRGDPVNSPPSSKRRRRDEPDRRHRHHEKDRRDKRKSRSTRSPTGSRLHLPLSRSRSRSPGRWRKIQSRSRSRSRRRSRTPKKSRSPSKSHKSVRKHKSKSPRPSRIPSPSPHRPRPRSPSSITARNLRVQAKISETSLFAELVKDRNMRELAFKKLQAAKEKAVNQDEVQIIEGTDDKEGSNASSENKASSTDNKDKYVNHKDQAKGANESMKSVDVVDIPVPGSDDSGIAGKTPPLPMAVQSVSAPNLMPGGNQPPTVVYTSPTTAASNSCPVTVTSSPNFPTVTNVQAPPLPQSDPANVPCIPQPSMSVPIPVPVPVLPNMSIPPPPIPIPVPAPNTAMSKFNPPNNLVPLKSVDPPKPPIVAFKTKSLSRLPLPPGINQNDLESIDSPPSRSPSPPSKAQMKFPASTPKPPQKKSIKDLPMPPVVPGSEDLSGEDDPNATPPRTKVERVPPKPKLKRPKILKRRSSRNCHTPMSASGGKDWGERCVDVFEVIAQIGEGTYGQVYKAQDKRASVLVALKKVRLENEKEGFPITAVREIKILRQLNHKNIVNLREIVTDKQDALDFRKDKGSFYLVFEYMDHDLMGLLESGMVDFNEMNNASIMKQLLDGLNYCHSKNFLHRDIKCSNILMNNKGEVKLADFGLARLYNAEDRQRPYTNKVITLWYRPPELLLGEERYGPAIDVWSCGCILGELFSKKPLFQANIEMMQLEMISRVCGTPTPAVWPSVIKLPLWHTLKPKKSHRRRLREDFSFMPAPALDLLDKMLELDPEKRITAADALKSAWLKNVQPEQMPAPQLPTWQDCHELWSKKRRRQLREQQESSTGKIPLLPLPNKGGPHKAIEDLSDVGGSSKRLKMEAGYNSHPNRLGAESHYGGDNLFNQSGPFMVSPTSYYYASPPPVKPRLKGDPSSHLNELCAEDSLARKLSILTNALNQGKPIRVDDLMSLRSDNESDPKVVQLLGELHTELRLAANSRPSGQLESHLPVLNPPSLDTNTSQSGNFDAHAVYAGDDAMSSGRWSQLATAGVRSALLALMSRYGLETYNPSPAITRPPGKPASNLMQNLFLPSTSSQSAFSS